The following are encoded in a window of Paraburkholderia hospita genomic DNA:
- a CDS encoding (2Fe-2S)-binding protein has product MATLNINGQSHTIDAPPDMPVLWALRDIVGLTGTKFGCGIAQCGACTVHLDGVAVRSCVLPIAAVGDKKITTIEAVGDTPAGKKVQAAWRHLDVVQCGYCQSGQVMQAASLLAQNPNPSDADIDAAMAGNICRCGTYNRIRAAVKQAAKEA; this is encoded by the coding sequence ATGGCAACGCTGAACATCAACGGCCAGTCTCATACCATCGACGCGCCGCCCGACATGCCCGTGCTCTGGGCGCTGCGCGATATCGTCGGTCTCACGGGAACGAAGTTCGGCTGCGGCATCGCGCAATGCGGCGCCTGCACCGTGCATCTGGATGGCGTGGCCGTGCGCTCGTGCGTGCTGCCAATCGCGGCCGTCGGTGACAAGAAGATCACGACGATCGAAGCCGTCGGCGACACGCCCGCGGGCAAGAAAGTGCAGGCGGCATGGCGGCACCTCGACGTCGTGCAATGCGGCTACTGTCAGTCCGGACAGGTGATGCAGGCGGCTTCGCTGCTCGCGCAGAACCCGAACCCGAGCGACGCCGACATCGACGCGGCGATGGCGGGCAATATCTGCCGCTGCGGCACGTACAACCGCATCCGCGCTGCTGTGAAGCAGGCAGCGAAGGAGGCGTGA
- a CDS encoding cellulose synthase subunit BcsC-related outer membrane protein — protein sequence MPIRQRALVIGVALTLGAGAAASAFAQAQPNDPMSVLIDQGKYWQSHKRGDLAEQAWLKVLRIDPKQPDALYGMGIVMADRKDGAGAQQYLARLRQAAPNYPNIDELARRLGQSSPTDQAVNDARRLAQAGQQASAAQAYRQALGSKPTNPQLALEYYQTLGSSPQGWEEARRGLEQLAREHPDDPRFALAYAQHLTYREANRREGIEQLAQLSKDSVVGAQAKAAWRQALLWLGVRASDAPLFQAYLSVVPDDAAVKARADSIAEQDRRASERAQQNAGADSRGRTIAEGFAALDRGDLVTAKVRFTSVLASAPNDGDALGGMGVALLKQEQFAQARDYLLRASQAGGAARWREALNSATYWMYTSEGLGEQSNGNLAQAKASFEKAIAVSPGDVTAQTALGDLLMQSGDPRGAEAAFRMALRRQADNPDAIRGLVGALAAQGRGDEALSFANQLTDEQRKKVGGADRLRGEAQAAQARAAEARGDLGNARSLFEDALLSNPDDPWLRLDLARIYAKQGAYANAKSIMDGLIALHPDMPDAFYASALLAADMQDWRYGLSQLEHIPLNKRTDAMAVLQHRLWVHQQCDEAVALAKSGRVAQARGLLQNAEPVAGTNAELIGAIASAYVNTGDTPRALMMVRSAVARAPNDPGLLLTDAGILLNAGQDIELGEVMRRLASMQLTGQQRSDFEKINVAIVVRRTDALRQANDLASAFDVLSPWLAARPNDPDILAALARLYTANNDNANALATYRLALAQNPTDMGLLLNAAGAATQIRKFDFAESTLKQALRIAPNNPDALAAMGRMYRAQGKNSLAAQYFQRSLIAQNAPLARPGATAAGANGQSVPSGWDVPLRPRGPIPLPGTNPFANPASADASNSVPFPTQNTGLTTQPPPMPAMPVYIPPTQPVSAPYAPYVAPQPQPASQINSLETLAPQAAVTGNGTPDEDGYGPDQYGSSQSGGGLAPGQAYPAQGYAQQGTYAPPAQTYQQPYPQQYQQPVYAQPADISTPWPMSPQSQAAAQAQATQGMNAQPASKKRTTKNARTTNNNAAYAQQQGGYPPGGAPQQGYAQPYPQQQAYPQQPYPQQPYPQQRTYAQQPYPQQQAYQQPYQPQPPQQAYAQQGYTNQGYGLVPYVPQPPAPYPTRNTQMQDEQNRQYPKPAQPQPLTVEEELAQINREQTSTVSGGIQFRNRDGENGLSNLTDIEAPLQGRIRAGDGHVTIEVTPVSLDAGTPSNSVNTLSRFGSSQAFGTSTVLPGSQTASGVGADVGYEWRGLKADIGATPWGFREQNIVGGLQYRGNIADKVSYKLTGARRAVTDSLVSYAGAHDTAMDLEWGGVTSNGLRGDVGWDDGTNGLYANASWDYLAGRNVASNNAVKGGGGVYTRLVKDADQTLTVGVNATLMHYDKNLSYFTFGQGGYFSPQQYAILNLPIEYTGRNGPFTYDLKASIGVQHYRQDASDYFPTNSTYQSAAANAARVANAAAGSTVVDPDAVYPGQSKTGVSYSIDAVGEYQLAPQLAVGAAASFGNAYQYREFVAAVYVRYAFTKQTGLSMFPPSPVRSSYLPVND from the coding sequence ATGCCAATCCGCCAACGCGCGCTCGTGATCGGCGTCGCACTCACGCTCGGCGCGGGCGCGGCGGCGTCGGCATTCGCGCAGGCGCAGCCGAACGACCCGATGAGCGTCCTGATCGATCAGGGCAAGTACTGGCAGTCCCACAAGCGCGGCGATCTCGCCGAGCAGGCATGGCTGAAGGTGTTGCGCATCGATCCGAAGCAGCCCGACGCGCTGTACGGCATGGGCATCGTGATGGCCGACCGCAAGGACGGCGCGGGTGCGCAGCAGTATCTCGCGCGCTTGCGCCAGGCCGCGCCGAACTATCCGAACATCGACGAACTCGCACGGCGTCTCGGTCAGTCGAGCCCGACCGATCAGGCCGTCAACGACGCGCGGCGTCTCGCGCAGGCCGGGCAGCAGGCGTCGGCGGCGCAGGCTTACCGGCAGGCGCTCGGCTCGAAGCCGACCAATCCGCAGCTCGCGCTGGAGTACTACCAGACGCTCGGTTCGTCGCCGCAAGGTTGGGAAGAGGCACGTCGCGGGCTGGAGCAGCTGGCGCGCGAGCATCCCGACGATCCGCGCTTCGCGCTCGCCTATGCGCAGCATCTGACGTATCGCGAAGCGAATCGGCGCGAGGGCATCGAGCAGCTTGCGCAGTTGTCGAAGGATTCCGTGGTCGGCGCGCAGGCGAAGGCGGCCTGGCGCCAGGCGCTGTTGTGGCTTGGCGTGCGCGCATCCGATGCGCCGCTCTTTCAGGCGTATCTGTCTGTCGTCCCCGATGATGCCGCCGTCAAGGCACGCGCCGACTCGATTGCGGAACAAGACCGGCGCGCAAGCGAGCGCGCGCAACAGAACGCGGGCGCCGACTCGCGCGGCCGCACGATCGCTGAAGGCTTCGCAGCGCTGGATCGCGGCGATCTCGTGACGGCGAAGGTGCGATTCACGTCGGTGCTCGCCAGTGCGCCGAACGACGGCGACGCGCTCGGCGGCATGGGCGTCGCGCTCCTCAAGCAAGAGCAGTTTGCACAGGCGCGCGATTATCTGCTGCGCGCATCGCAGGCGGGCGGTGCGGCGCGCTGGCGCGAGGCGCTCAATAGCGCGACCTACTGGATGTACACGAGCGAAGGTCTCGGCGAGCAGAGCAACGGCAATCTCGCGCAAGCGAAGGCGTCGTTCGAGAAAGCGATTGCCGTGAGTCCCGGCGACGTCACGGCGCAAACCGCGCTCGGCGATCTGCTGATGCAAAGCGGCGACCCGCGCGGCGCGGAAGCGGCGTTCCGGATGGCGTTGCGCCGCCAGGCTGACAATCCCGATGCGATACGTGGCCTCGTCGGCGCGCTCGCCGCGCAGGGACGCGGCGACGAAGCGCTCAGCTTCGCGAACCAGCTGACGGACGAGCAGCGCAAGAAAGTGGGCGGCGCGGACCGTCTGCGCGGCGAAGCGCAAGCGGCGCAGGCGCGTGCCGCCGAAGCGCGCGGCGATCTGGGCAATGCGCGCAGCCTGTTTGAAGACGCGCTGCTGAGCAATCCCGACGATCCGTGGCTGCGGCTCGACCTCGCGCGCATCTACGCGAAGCAGGGCGCGTATGCCAATGCGAAAAGCATCATGGATGGCCTGATCGCGCTGCATCCGGACATGCCCGACGCGTTCTATGCGAGCGCGCTGCTCGCGGCGGACATGCAGGACTGGCGCTACGGTCTGTCGCAACTCGAACACATCCCGCTCAACAAACGCACCGATGCGATGGCGGTGCTGCAGCATCGGCTGTGGGTTCATCAGCAGTGCGACGAAGCGGTGGCGCTCGCGAAGAGCGGGCGCGTCGCGCAGGCGCGCGGATTGCTGCAGAATGCGGAACCCGTTGCGGGCACGAATGCCGAGCTGATCGGCGCGATCGCGTCGGCCTATGTGAACACGGGCGACACGCCGCGCGCGCTGATGATGGTGCGCAGCGCCGTCGCGCGTGCGCCGAACGATCCGGGGCTGCTGCTCACCGACGCGGGCATTCTGCTGAACGCGGGCCAGGACATCGAACTGGGCGAGGTGATGCGGCGGCTCGCATCGATGCAGTTGACGGGCCAGCAACGCAGCGACTTCGAGAAGATCAACGTGGCGATCGTCGTGCGGCGCACGGATGCGCTGCGTCAGGCGAACGACCTGGCGAGCGCGTTCGACGTGCTGTCGCCGTGGCTTGCCGCGCGGCCGAACGATCCCGATATTCTCGCGGCGCTCGCGCGTCTGTACACCGCGAATAACGACAACGCGAATGCGCTCGCGACGTATCGCCTCGCGCTCGCGCAGAATCCGACCGACATGGGCCTGCTGCTCAACGCGGCGGGCGCGGCGACGCAGATCCGCAAGTTCGACTTCGCCGAATCGACGTTGAAGCAGGCGTTGCGCATCGCGCCGAACAATCCGGATGCGCTCGCCGCGATGGGGCGCATGTACCGTGCGCAGGGCAAGAACAGTCTGGCCGCGCAGTATTTCCAGCGCTCGCTCATTGCGCAGAACGCGCCGCTTGCGCGTCCTGGCGCGACGGCGGCGGGCGCCAATGGTCAGTCCGTGCCGAGCGGCTGGGATGTGCCGTTGCGCCCGAGAGGGCCGATTCCGTTGCCTGGCACGAATCCTTTTGCGAACCCGGCGTCGGCGGATGCGTCGAACAGTGTGCCGTTCCCCACGCAGAATACCGGTCTCACGACCCAACCGCCTCCGATGCCAGCCATGCCTGTCTATATTCCGCCGACGCAGCCGGTCAGCGCGCCTTATGCGCCGTACGTCGCGCCGCAGCCGCAGCCGGCCTCGCAGATCAACTCGCTGGAAACGCTCGCGCCGCAAGCCGCAGTGACGGGCAACGGAACGCCGGACGAAGACGGCTACGGCCCCGATCAATACGGTTCGTCGCAATCGGGCGGCGGGCTTGCGCCGGGCCAGGCGTATCCGGCGCAAGGCTATGCACAGCAGGGCACGTATGCGCCGCCGGCGCAAACGTACCAGCAGCCTTATCCGCAGCAATATCAGCAACCGGTGTACGCGCAACCGGCTGACATCAGCACACCGTGGCCGATGTCGCCTCAGTCGCAGGCCGCCGCGCAGGCGCAGGCGACACAGGGAATGAACGCGCAGCCGGCGTCGAAGAAACGGACGACGAAGAACGCGCGTACGACGAACAACAATGCGGCGTATGCGCAGCAGCAGGGCGGCTATCCGCCGGGCGGCGCACCGCAACAGGGTTACGCGCAACCTTATCCGCAGCAGCAGGCTTATCCGCAGCAACCTTATCCACAACAGCCGTATCCGCAGCAGCGCACATACGCGCAACAGCCGTACCCGCAGCAGCAGGCGTATCAGCAGCCTTACCAGCCGCAACCTCCGCAGCAGGCGTATGCGCAGCAGGGCTACACGAACCAGGGCTACGGACTCGTGCCGTACGTTCCGCAACCGCCCGCGCCTTATCCAACACGCAACACGCAGATGCAGGACGAGCAGAACCGGCAATATCCGAAGCCGGCGCAGCCGCAGCCGCTGACCGTCGAGGAAGAACTCGCGCAGATCAACCGCGAGCAGACCAGCACGGTGAGTGGCGGCATCCAGTTCCGCAATCGCGACGGCGAAAACGGCCTGTCGAATCTGACCGATATCGAAGCGCCGCTGCAAGGCCGCATCCGCGCGGGCGACGGCCACGTGACCATCGAGGTCACGCCCGTCAGCCTCGATGCGGGCACGCCGAGCAACAGCGTGAACACGCTGTCGCGTTTCGGTTCGTCTCAGGCTTTCGGCACCAGCACGGTGCTGCCCGGTTCGCAGACGGCGAGTGGCGTCGGCGCGGATGTCGGCTATGAGTGGCGCGGACTGAAGGCGGATATCGGGGCGACCCCGTGGGGTTTCCGCGAGCAGAACATCGTGGGTGGACTGCAGTATCGCGGCAACATCGCCGACAAGGTGTCGTATAAATTGACGGGCGCGCGCCGCGCGGTCACCGACAGTCTCGTGTCCTACGCGGGCGCGCACGATACGGCGATGGACCTCGAATGGGGTGGCGTGACGTCGAACGGGTTGCGTGGCGACGTCGGCTGGGACGATGGCACGAATGGCCTTTACGCGAATGCGTCATGGGACTATCTGGCGGGCCGTAACGTCGCGTCGAACAATGCCGTGAAAGGCGGTGGCGGCGTCTATACGCGGCTCGTGAAAGACGCGGACCAGACGCTGACGGTCGGCGTCAATGCGACGCTGATGCACTATGACAAGAACCTCTCGTACTTCACGTTCGGCCAGGGCGGGTATTTCAGCCCGCAGCAATATGCGATTCTGAATCTGCCGATCGAGTACACCGGCCGCAACGGTCCATTCACCTATGATCTGAAAGCGTCGATCGGCGTGCAGCACTATCGTCAGGATGCGTCCGACTACTTCCCGACGAACAGCACCTATCAGAGCGCGGCAGCCAACGCCGCCCGGGTTGCGAACGCGGCAGCGGGTTCGACGGTTGTCGATCCGGACGCCGTCTATCCAGGCCAAAGCAAGACGGGTGTGTCGTACTCGATCGATGCGGTTGGCGAATACCAGCTCGCGCCGCAACTTGCCGTGGGCGCGGCGGCGTCGTTCGGCAACGCCTATCAGTACCGCGAGTTCGTCGCGGCCGTCTACGTGCGATATGCATTTACGAAGCAGACGGGCCTGAGCATGTTCCCGCCGTCGCCCGTCCGGTCGTCGTACCTTCCTGTGAACGACTGA
- the bcsZ gene encoding cellulose synthase complex periplasmic endoglucanase BcsZ, giving the protein MQASFLSRPWHAALACAVVMVGMTGHVQAATCDDWSAYRAFVSRFVQQDGRVVDFSTPTQQTTSEGQSYGMFFALVANDRATFERVLRWTRANLSAGRFDGDDVKLPSWQWGKKPDGAYGVLDPNSAADSDLWIAYDLFEAGRLWHEPAYTKLAYALVTQIEKQEVADLRGLGPMLLPGPQGFRNGGTTRLNPSYLPLPLLRALAAQSPNGPWARVADNAFKLVKTTAPLGFAPDWAAYRDGQRDGQFIVDPQKGDVGSYDAIRVYLWAGLTAPADPLAKPWLAALHGMRDRIAQTGVPPEKVATTTGNASGEGPIGFWGALLPYFRALGDTRAAGLAQTHLASLATPTPAPAPGAGQATQNQPVYYDEVLMLFGTGSADGRYRFDENGRLVPRWENSCQSANARS; this is encoded by the coding sequence ATGCAGGCGTCGTTTCTCTCACGCCCATGGCACGCCGCGCTCGCGTGCGCGGTTGTCATGGTTGGCATGACGGGCCACGTGCAAGCCGCGACGTGCGACGACTGGTCCGCATATCGCGCGTTCGTGTCGCGCTTCGTGCAGCAGGACGGACGCGTTGTCGATTTCTCGACGCCCACGCAGCAGACCACGTCGGAAGGCCAGTCCTACGGCATGTTCTTCGCGCTCGTCGCGAACGACCGCGCGACCTTCGAGCGCGTGTTGCGCTGGACGCGCGCGAATCTGTCGGCGGGACGTTTCGACGGCGACGACGTGAAGCTGCCTTCGTGGCAGTGGGGCAAGAAGCCGGATGGCGCGTATGGCGTGCTCGACCCGAACTCGGCGGCGGACTCGGACCTGTGGATTGCCTACGATCTGTTCGAGGCGGGCCGTCTGTGGCATGAGCCGGCGTACACGAAGCTCGCGTATGCGCTCGTCACGCAAATCGAGAAGCAGGAAGTCGCCGATCTGCGCGGCCTCGGTCCGATGCTGCTGCCCGGTCCGCAAGGCTTCCGCAACGGCGGCACGACGCGCCTGAATCCGAGCTATCTGCCGTTGCCGCTACTGCGCGCGCTCGCCGCGCAGTCGCCGAACGGGCCGTGGGCGCGCGTCGCGGACAATGCGTTCAAGCTCGTCAAGACGACTGCGCCGCTGGGCTTCGCGCCGGACTGGGCCGCTTATCGTGACGGGCAGCGCGATGGCCAATTCATCGTCGATCCGCAAAAGGGCGACGTGGGCAGCTACGACGCGATTCGCGTCTATCTGTGGGCAGGCCTGACTGCGCCCGCCGATCCACTCGCGAAGCCGTGGCTCGCCGCATTGCACGGCATGCGCGACCGGATCGCGCAAACGGGCGTGCCGCCCGAGAAGGTCGCGACGACCACGGGCAACGCGAGCGGCGAAGGCCCGATCGGTTTCTGGGGCGCGCTGCTGCCGTATTTCCGCGCGCTCGGCGACACGCGCGCGGCGGGGCTCGCGCAAACGCATCTGGCCTCGCTCGCCACACCGACACCCGCGCCCGCGCCAGGCGCAGGCCAGGCCACTCAAAACCAGCCTGTCTATTACGACGAGGTGTTGATGCTCTTCGGTACAGGGTCCGCAGACGGCCGCTACCGCTTCGATGAAAACGGCCGTCTCGTGCCGCGTTGGGAGAACTCATGCCAATCCGCCAACGCGCGCTCGTGA
- the bcsB gene encoding cellulose biosynthesis cyclic di-GMP-binding regulatory protein BcsB: protein MGILRYDAARSATKRAGLRRTVRSLTRNGLRLPLRATLAALLFAMTLPTVQAASDAAPSTSPGAIPATRAELAAKPGTTPGTTPLVPSAPANNGLPPLPSAKPVDPRAGQQPAFAEPAPQPFAVVRGGRDTMPTTADNGTAVSGGRRQTFTFAQLGALDPLQLRGVDGQNGVPFSVRADEVVTGSNLHLIYSYSPSLLSNLSHLKVLVNGEVAATLPLPREQAGTLLARDIPLEPRLITEFNHLNVQLIGHYTQGCEDPASSALWATVSNASTLDLTFASLTAKPDLGALPLPFFDRRDIRRLELPFVFAAKPSPQALEAAGAVASWFGSLAGYRGALFPAQLDNAPLSGNAVVFATNDERPAGVTLPAINGPMLAVVDREAPAHGKLLLVLGRDARELKIAANALSLGEAALSGTVQTITHVDAPRARQPYDAPGWLPTDRPVRFGELAVPKDLSVRGYNGDVVRVDLRVAPDLFTWRTKGVPIDLRYRFTVRPAPDRSTLNISVNNNFVQALRIPAQSSSMLDLGRYLNRMLPDHTAPASKEIYIPPHLLASQAQLRFHFYYDMPKTGECQGQVLDNVRGEIDPDSTIDLSSFPHYMALPDLAAFANSGWPFTKLADLSQTAVILPVNANPSDYSLYLTVMGRMGASTAYPVTAVTVATAADVERLADKDLLLIGAPGQQPLLTTWEKDMPFSAADDSRRMQFSNVSFRIANWWHGDRGGVRTAGRADLSLVNSSGDAIITGFQSPLEKGRSVVALISAPGQSDTDLTNAMLDADLVQSIQGGLTVVRGRTLEVVSNGDVYYVGHLSPVEYMRWALSVHPLLLLLAGLIAALIIAAVFYRLLRAVAARRLKD, encoded by the coding sequence ATGGGGATCTTGCGATACGACGCCGCTCGTTCAGCGACGAAGCGGGCGGGTTTGCGTCGAACCGTGCGTTCGCTGACGCGCAACGGCTTGCGCTTGCCGCTGCGCGCGACGCTGGCCGCGTTGCTGTTTGCGATGACGCTGCCGACCGTGCAGGCCGCATCCGATGCCGCGCCTTCCACCTCACCGGGCGCGATTCCCGCCACGCGCGCCGAACTCGCGGCGAAGCCGGGAACGACGCCCGGCACGACGCCGCTCGTGCCGTCCGCGCCCGCTAACAACGGCTTGCCGCCGCTGCCGTCCGCGAAGCCCGTCGATCCGCGCGCGGGGCAGCAGCCCGCGTTCGCCGAGCCGGCGCCGCAACCCTTTGCCGTCGTGCGCGGCGGCCGCGACACGATGCCGACCACGGCCGACAACGGCACAGCCGTGTCGGGCGGACGCCGTCAGACCTTCACGTTCGCGCAGCTGGGCGCGCTCGATCCGCTGCAACTGCGCGGCGTCGACGGCCAGAACGGCGTGCCGTTCTCGGTGCGCGCCGATGAAGTCGTGACGGGCTCGAACCTGCATCTGATCTATAGCTACTCGCCGTCGCTGCTGTCGAACCTGTCGCACCTGAAAGTGCTCGTGAACGGCGAAGTCGCGGCGACGCTGCCGTTGCCGCGCGAGCAGGCGGGCACGCTGCTCGCGCGCGATATTCCGCTCGAGCCGCGCCTGATCACCGAGTTCAATCACCTGAACGTCCAGCTGATCGGCCATTACACGCAGGGCTGTGAAGACCCGGCGAGCAGCGCGCTATGGGCGACCGTTAGCAACGCGAGCACGCTCGATCTGACGTTCGCGTCGCTTACAGCCAAGCCTGATCTCGGCGCGCTGCCGCTGCCGTTCTTCGACCGGCGCGACATCCGCCGCCTCGAACTGCCGTTCGTGTTCGCCGCCAAGCCTTCGCCGCAAGCGCTCGAAGCGGCGGGCGCGGTCGCGTCGTGGTTCGGCTCGCTGGCCGGCTATCGGGGCGCGCTGTTTCCCGCGCAACTCGACAATGCGCCGCTGTCGGGCAATGCCGTCGTGTTCGCGACCAACGACGAACGGCCTGCGGGCGTCACGCTGCCCGCCATCAACGGGCCAATGCTCGCGGTCGTGGATCGCGAAGCGCCCGCGCACGGCAAGCTGCTGCTCGTGCTGGGCCGCGACGCGCGCGAGCTGAAGATTGCGGCGAACGCGCTGTCGCTCGGCGAGGCGGCACTGTCGGGTACCGTGCAGACCATCACGCACGTCGACGCCCCGCGCGCGCGTCAGCCGTATGACGCGCCAGGCTGGCTGCCGACCGATCGCCCGGTGCGCTTCGGCGAACTGGCCGTGCCGAAGGATCTGTCCGTGCGAGGCTATAACGGCGACGTCGTGCGCGTGGATCTGCGCGTCGCGCCCGATCTGTTCACGTGGCGCACCAAGGGCGTACCCATCGACCTGCGCTACCGATTCACCGTGCGCCCCGCGCCGGACCGTTCGACGCTCAACATCAGCGTCAACAACAACTTCGTGCAGGCGCTGCGGATTCCCGCGCAGTCGTCGTCGATGCTCGATCTCGGCCGCTATCTGAACCGGATGCTGCCCGACCACACGGCGCCCGCGTCGAAAGAGATCTACATTCCGCCGCATCTGCTCGCGTCGCAGGCGCAGTTGCGCTTCCACTTCTATTACGACATGCCGAAGACGGGCGAATGCCAGGGGCAGGTGCTCGACAACGTGCGCGGCGAGATCGATCCCGATTCGACCATCGATCTGTCATCGTTCCCGCACTACATGGCGCTGCCCGATCTGGCCGCGTTCGCAAACAGCGGCTGGCCGTTCACGAAGCTCGCCGACCTGTCGCAGACGGCCGTGATCCTGCCCGTGAACGCGAACCCGAGCGACTACAGCCTGTATCTGACGGTGATGGGACGCATGGGCGCGTCGACGGCGTATCCCGTCACAGCCGTGACCGTCGCGACGGCTGCCGACGTGGAGCGTCTCGCCGACAAGGACCTGCTCCTGATCGGCGCGCCCGGCCAGCAGCCGTTGCTGACGACATGGGAAAAGGACATGCCGTTCTCCGCCGCCGACGACTCGCGCCGCATGCAGTTCTCGAACGTGTCGTTCCGCATCGCCAACTGGTGGCACGGCGATCGCGGCGGCGTGCGTACGGCGGGGCGCGCGGACTTGTCGCTGGTGAATTCGTCGGGCGACGCGATCATCACCGGCTTCCAGTCGCCGCTCGAAAAAGGCCGTAGCGTAGTCGCGCTGATCTCGGCGCCCGGGCAGTCGGACACTGATCTGACCAACGCGATGCTCGACGCCGATCTCGTCCAGTCGATCCAGGGCGGTTTGACCGTGGTGCGCGGCAGAACGCTCGAAGTGGTGTCGAACGGCGACGTGTATTACGTCGGCCACCTGTCGCCCGTCGAGTACATGCGTTGGGCGTTGTCCGTGCATCCGCTGCTGTTGCTGCTCGCCGGGCTGATCGCGGCGCTGATCATCGCGGCTGTGTTCTACCGGCTGTTGCGCGCGGTCGCTGCGCGCCGGCTGAAGGATTGA